From the Methanoculleus caldifontis genome, the window ACAAGACCTCGAAGAAGGCGATCGCCGAAGTGAGGGAAGAGGTTATTGCCCTCGCGAGCAAGTATCCCCTCTACCCTGAAGTAGCATGATACTCGATGGAAAAGCAGTCTCTGAAAAGAGGCTTGAGATCCTCAAAGAGAGGATAGAAGAGTCGGGGCTCTATCCGCGCCTCGCCACCGTCATCGTGGGGGCGGACCCCGCATCACAGATGTATGTCCGGATGAAGCACCGGGCGTGCGAGCGCGTCGGTATCGGGTCCATCGGGATCGAACTCCCGGAGGACGCCTCGACGGAGCGGGTGCTCGAGGCGGTCAACCGCCTCAACAACGACCCCGACATCAACGGCATCCTGATCCAGCTCCCCCTCCCGCCGCAGGTGGACACCACCCGCGTCATCGAGGCGGTCGCACCCGACAAGGATGTGGACGGGTTCCACCCCTGCAGCCTCGGCAGGCTCCTTGCCGGGAACCCGGTCTTTGCCCCCTGCACCCCGCAGGGGATCATGACGATCCTCGAAGAGTATAAGATCCCGATCCGGGGCAAACGTGCGGTCGTCGTCGGCCGGAGCATCGATGTAGGGCGCCCCATGGCCGCTCTGCTCCTGAACGCCGACGCAACCGTCACCATCTGCCACTCTAAGACCGAGAACCTGGCTGAAGAGATGCGGAGAGCCGATATCCTGGTCAGCGCGGTCGGGAAGGCGAGGTTTGTCGGGCCGGAGATGGTGAAGGAAGGCGCGACGGTCATCGACGTCGGGATCAACTACGACGAGCAGGGCAAGCTCTGCGGCGACGTCGACTTCGATGCGGTGAAGGATCGTGCGGGAGCGATAACGCCGGTCCCCGGCGGCGTCGGCCCCATGACGATCGCAACCCTGATGGAGAACACGTTCAGGGCAGCCAAGTTGAGGACATGCAACGGTACTGCACGGTAAACCGCCTCCGGATCGGCGGCGGCGCTCCCGCCCGCCTGATGGGTGTCATCAACTGCAGCCCCGAATCGTTTTACCGGGGCTCCTACACTCCGGCCGGTGGGGTTCACGACCGGGCAGTTGCCATGCTTGAAGCGGGCGCCGATCTGATCGACCTCGGTGCGCGGAGCACGGCGCCGGGGTCTCCCCCCCTCACCGTCGCCGAGGAGGCGGCGCGGGTGGACGCGGCGCTCGCCGAACTCGACGGGACCGGGATCACCCTCTCGGTGGATACCCGTTATCCCGAGGTGCTCGAGGTCTGCCTCCGCCACGACGTCCACGCGGCAAACGATATCTCCGGCCTCTCCGACGAGCGCTACGCGATGCTGGTCGCCGATGCCGGCCTCCCGGTCTTTGCGATGGCGAGTTGCAGGGAGCCCGGCGACCCCGTCGGCCTCGCCGCAACGATGGAAGCCCTCGGCACGGTTGTGGAGCGGTGCGCCCGCTCCGGTATCGATGAATACGTTCTCGATCCCGCCGTCGGCAGATGGACGCCTTCGCGGACGAGCGAGGACGACTGGGAACTCTGCAGGAACTTCTCCTCGTTTCTGGCCTTCGGCCGCCCGGTGCTCGCCGCGGTCTCGCGGAAGACCTTTCTCGGCGACCTCCTCTGCAGGGGACCCGACGAGCGGCTCGCGGGAACGCTCGCGCTCACGACGATGCTCCTCGATGCCGGGGCAGCCGTCGTCCGGAGCCATGATGTTGCCGAGACCAAAGACCTCTTGCGGGTCTACGAGAAGATGAGAAGAGTATGACACCACCATCGTTCTCTGTATACGGGCTTGCGACCCCCCTGATTCATGCCGGCGACGATGTCGCGGCGCACCTCTTTGAAGCCGCCGGACGCTCGGAGTGCCGGGGGCTGCGGGACGGGGATATCGTGGTCGTCGCCGAGTCGCCCGTCGCCACCGCCGAAGGGCGGGCGGTCAGGCTCGCCGGGATCGAACCGTCGGCAGAAGCCCTCCGGCTCGCCGAAGAGTACCGGATGGACCCCCGCGTCGCCGAAGTGGTCCTCCGCGAGAGCGACCGGGTCGTCGGCGGGATACCCGGCTTCCTGCTCTGCATGAAGGGCGGGACGCTCCTCCCGAACGCGGGGATCGACGCCTCGAACACCCCCGAGGGTTTCGTCCTCCCGCTCCCCGCCGACCCCGACGCTTCCGCCGCACGGATACGCGCGGCACTCAGGGAGCGGTCGGGAGCGGACGTCGGGGTCATCGTCATCGACTCGAGGACGCACGCAATGCGCCTTGGGTGCAGCGGGGTCGCCATCGGCTGTTCGGGCATCCCCTCGGTGGTCGACGAGCGCGGGAAAAGAGATCTCTTCGGGCGTGAACTTGAGGTCACGAAGCGGGCGGTGGCCGACTGTATCGCCTCGGCCGCCGAACTCGTGATGGGAGAGGCGGGAGAGTGCGTCCCCGCGGCCCTCGTGCGGGGAGTCGGCCTTCCCATCGGCGACGATTACGCCGGGGTCGCCACGATCGACGCTTCAGAGTGTCTCTTTATGGGCGTCGCGCTCCACACGGACCCGGCCCTTCTCGTCGATGAGGAGAGAGATTCCCAGGCTCTCTAAAAACTCCCGGCTCTTCCTCCCTTTTCCGTGGATGAGGATCTCGACGAGGTCTTCCTTCTCATCGATATCGGTCGACATCCGAAACGAGTCGATCACGTCGACGGAGAAGTTGCACTCGGCGGCGATCCGGAGGTGGTCAAGGAAGCTTGCGCCGTAGAAGTCGGCGTGGAAGCACTTGGGTTTCTTCAAGAATATGGCGTTCGTCCCCCCGCCCCGGCCGGGCACGATGGCCATATCCTTCTCGGTCCGGATCAGCCGCTGGATGTCCCCGGCAGTCACCAGGGCAAGGTCGGCCATGATGATGAGCGCCGGGCAGTGGAACTGCGCGAGCGCCCAGTTGATCGCCTCGTTCAACGACTCCTTCCGGACGGCGATGAGCGCGTCGTCGTGTTTGAAGGGGTGCGTGCAGAGCAGGGTGGCGCTGCACCCCGACTTCAGCACGGAAGCGATCACATCCTCAAGCATCGCCCGCGCAAACGCCTCCCGCTCCTCCTGGTTGAGGATGCAGGAGAGCCGGGTCTTCGGGTTTACCGGCTTAAAAGGGATGAGCGCGTGAAAGTACATCGTGAAACGGTTGTCGGGGCTGTATCAAAAAAGCATCGTTTCCCATGTGACGGAGGAGACCCGGACCGGGCTCTGTAGAAAACCCCCATCGGCACCCGGCCATTTATCGGAGAGGTTGCAAAGCACTTCCGGAGAGACATCTGTACACAGGAGCTCGCGCCTCTTCACCCACCTCTTTCTCGACCGGTGCCATCCGGAGTAGCGTGAAGCATCCCCAGAGGAAACCCGGCCCCGAAGGTTCATCTGGAGGGGGGCCGACATATACCCATGCACCGCCGCGTGATCACGTTTTCAAGGAACGTCTTTCTTCCGCTGACGACGGTCTGCATCAACCGTTGCGGTTACTGCTGCTTTTGCACCCCCGTCGGGGAGGGGTGCATCGTGCCCCCCGCCGAGGTGCTCCGGACGCTGGAGGCGGGCACCGCTCTCGGCTGCACGGAGGCGCTCTTCACCTTCGGGGAACGGCCGGGCGCGGTGCCCGGCTTTGATGCCGAACTTGCGAAGATCGGCTACGCGGATATCCTCGACTACGTCTACGACCTCTCCCTCGCCGCCATCGAGCGCGGGCTCCTGCCGCACACCAACGCCGGCATCCTCACCTACGCCGAGCTCGACCGGCTCCGCGAGGTGAACGCGAGCATGGGGCTGATGCTCGAGACGACCGCCGACGTCCCGGCACACCGGAACTCCCCCGGAAAGGACCCGGCCGTCCGGATCGAGATGATCGAGAACGCCGGGAGACTCTCCATCCCGTTCACGACCGGGCTCCTGCTCGGGATCGGCGAGACGATGGAGGATCGCGAAGAGTCGCTCCGGGTCATCCGGGACCTCCACCGCCGATTCGGCCACATCCAGGAGGTGATCGTCCAGAACTTCTGTCCGAAGCCGGGGACGGCGATGGAGGGCGCACCGGTGCCGGGGACCGGGGAGATCTGCGCGACGATCACCCTCGCCCGCGAGATCCTTCCCCCGGACGTAGCGGTCCAGATCCCCCCGAACCTCATCGACGCATCCCGCCTCGTCTCGTGCGGAGTCAACGATCTCGGCGGGGTCTCGCCGCTCACGATCGACTACGTCAACCCCGAGCACCCCTGGCCGCAGATCGAGGAACTCCGGAGGGTTGCCGGGGATGCAGAACTCCGCGAACGGCTCTGCATTTACCCGCAGTATATCGAGAAAGAGTGGTATTCCCCGCGCCTCGCACCCCTGATCCGCCGCCTCGCCGGGAGGCTCGCGGCGTCCGGCGGGGCCCGCGGAGCATAACCTCATCATACATACCGGACAACACATATCCGGAGATTTGGCCCATGAAACAGGTTGACCTCCTCTACACAGGGAAGGCGAAATCCGTTTACCGCACCGACGACCCGGAAGTATACATCATGAAGTTCCGGGACGACATCACGGCGTTCGACGGCGAGAAGAAAGATACCCTGGGCGGCAAGGGGAGCTACAACGCGGAAGTCTCCTCTTTCTTCTTCAGGTACCTGGAAGAGAACGGAATAGAGACCCATTACCTCGGCAGCATCGAGCCCGCCACCTTCGCGGTGCGGAACCTTGAGATGATCCCGCTTGAGGTGATCGTCAGAAACGTCGCGGCCGGGTCCATCGTGCGCAAGTACCCGTTCAAGGAAGGCGACCGGCTCGACCCGCCGGTGATCGTCATCGACTACAAGAGCGACGCTCACCACGACCCGATGTTGAACGACGACCTGATCTACGCGCTGGATCTCGTGACACCCGAGGAGCTCGACCAGATCAAGGCCATGGCGCTCACGGTGAACGATGTGCTCTCAGAGTACCTTGATGCGCGCGGCATCATCCTGGTCGACTTCAAACTCGAGTTCGGCAAGTATAACGGGAAGATCGTCGTCGGCGACGAGATCAGCATGGACTCGATGCGGCTCTGGGACAAGGAGACCCGGGCATCCCTCGACAAAGACGTCTACCGCTTCAACAAGGGGGACGTCATGGAGACCTACGCCGGGGTGGCGAAACGTATACTTTCACCGCCGCGCGAAGAGTCCGCATGAAGTATACCGTAGCCATCACCATCGCCCTCAAGAAGGGCATGCTGGACCCCGAGGCGCGTGCCATCCGGCACGCCCTCCAGAACCTCGGCTTTCCGACCGAAGACCTGAGCACGGCAAGGCTCTTTAAGATCGCGCTCGACGCGGCGGATGCGGATGCGGCCCGCGAGGTTGCCGGGCAGATCTGCGAGCGGCTTCTCGCAAACCCGGTCATCCATCGCTACACGATCGAGGTTGAGTGAGGCATGAGGTTTGCTGTGGTGCAGTTCGGCGGGAGCAACTGCGACCGGGATACCCGCCATGTCCTTTCGGACGTCTGCGGGGTCGATACGGACCTCGTCTGGTATAAGAACGGCCTCTCCCGGTCCTACGACGCCGTGGTCCTCCCCGGCGGGTTCTCCTACGGCGACTACCTCCGGGCAGGGGCCATCGCCGCCCGGACGCAGGTCATGAAGGAGATCCTCAGGCACGCGAAGAGCGGAGGACTGGTGCTCGGCATCTGCAACGGTGCGCAGATCGGTTCCGAGGCCGGACTGGTCGACGGCACCTTCACGCTGAACGCCTATCCGAAGTTCATCTCGCGGCACGTCCACCTCCGCGTCGAGAACGCCGACTCCCCGTTCACCGCGCTCTACCGGGAGGGCGAGGTCATCCGGGTCCCGATCGCCCATAAGGAGGGGCGGTACGTCGCCCCTGAGGAGACGCTCGGCCGCCTCAACCGCGAGGGGAGGGTCGCGTTCCGGTTCTGCGACGAGTACGGCAACACAACGCCGGAGAGCAATCCGAACGGCTCGGCGGAGAACATCGCCGGCATCCTCTCGGAACGAGGAAACGTCCTCGCGATGATGCCGCACCCGGAACGGGCGAGCGAGCCCGTGCTGGGATCGGCGGACGGAATCAAGATATTTAAGTCGATGATAACCTATATCGAAGAACACGGGCACCGGAGAATGACGCACCAGGAGTTTCTGCCATGACTGAAGAGGGAATCGAAGAAGCACGGAGCAGAGCGAAACAGCTCGCAAAGGAGAAAGGCTACATTCTGAACGTCGACGATCGGCAGCTCGAGGCCGTCCTCCGCGGGCTCGCCCGGAACCAGGAGCGGTTCGGGGCGGCGTACTGTCCCTGCAGGCTCCGGAGCGGAGACCCCGAGAAGGACCGGGTCATCGTCTGCCCCTGCATCTATCACGAGAAAGAGATCGAAGAGAACGGGTCCTGCCACTGCAGGCTCTTCTTCAAGAAGAAGTCCGAGTAACCCCATTTTATCCCGCGGGGATGCGCTGCACCCCCGGGCCGGGATTGCTGTCGCCCTGTGCGATGCACTCGCATGCCTGACGGGAGCTCGCGCGAAGGCGCGAAGTGCGACTATCCGTAGGATAGGAACTCGAGCACCGTCTGGTGCGAGGGCGCGAAGTTGGTCCGGATACTGGAAGACTCACCCCGGCACCCGGCATCACTCAAAACCGTTTTGCGTTCTCTCAAGAGTTGCTTATCTCTTAAACGATCTCCCGTGCCGCAGAGCGCTGTAGACCGCGTAAAACCCGACGATCACCGCGAAAACGTAGCCCAGCACGGCGAGGAGCGAGATGTATTCGGGGATCGGGAGCTCGGCAATCCGGAGTATCAGCGACGAGCCCACGACGATAGCGCCGACGACCACCGCGACGATGATCTTGTCGCTCGTCCGGTCGATGACGTTGACGATCTCGGTGAGGTCGCGTTCCTCGAGCTCGATCGTGACCGTCCCTTCAGAGAGGGTCTTTAGCGTCTCGTTCACGTTTCCGGGGATGGCGAGGAGACCCTCGGCCGCACCGATGATCGACTGCACCGCACCCGTCACGTTATCCGCGGAGAGCCGTTGCGCCGTAGCGATATCGAGGAGGTACGGCCGGATCCTCTGGTCGAAGTTGAACGCCGGGTCGAGCCGGATGCCGATGTCCATCACCATGACGATCACCTTCATCATGATCATCAGGGTCGGCGGCACCCGGATACGGTACCTGCGGAGGGTATCGGTCAGGCCCCGGATCGCCACCCCGAAGTTCACCTGCTCGATCTTCGTCTCCCGGTAGTCGAGCAGGACCACGTAGAGATCGTCTTTCACAGCATCGAGCACCGCCGGGTCGATCCGGACGTCGAGTTTCTTGAGCGCCGCGATCACCCCGGCGACGTCCGTCTGGCTCATGGCGAGGAGGAGGTCCACGAAGACCCGCCGCCGTTCCGGGCGGAGGACACCGATGATGCCGTAGTCGAGGAAGACGATCTCGCCCTGGCGCGTCACGAGAAGGTTACCCGGGTGGGGGTCGCCGTGAAAGAAACCGTCGACGAAGATCTGCTTGACGTAGGCCTCAAACCCTGCCGCGGCGACGTCCTCGGGGAAGAGGCCGAGGGCCCGGATCGCCTCCACGTCGTCGATACGGACTCCTTCGACGTAGTCCATCGCGAGCATCGAAGGCCCCGATAAATTCCAGTGGATGCGGGGGATCCTCACGCACGGCATCTCCGCGAGGTTCCGCTTGAGGCGCTCCGCGTTCATCCCGTCCTGGGTGAAGTCCAGCTCGCGCCGGATCTGGGTCGCGAACTCGTCCACCATCCCCTGCAGGTTGTAGACCCGCAGGTCGGGGAAGAGCGTGTCCGCCCGCATCGCGAGCGACCGCAGGATCTCGAGATCGGTCTCGATCAGGTCGACGATCCCCGGACGCTGCACCTTGAGGGCGAGAACCCGGCCGTCTCTCGTCACGGCGCGGTGCAACTGCGAGAGCGAGGCCGCCGCGACCGGCTCCGCCTCGATGATGTCGAAACATTCCTCGAGGTTTCTGCAATGCCGCGCGATCACCGGCCGGATCTCGGCGTAGGGGACCGGGGCGACCCGGTCCTGGAGCCTCTGCAGTTCCTCGATCATCTCGGGCGGGAGAAGTTCCCGCCGGGTACTCATGATCTGGCCGAACTTGACGTAGGTGGGGCCCAGCTCCTCGATGGCGAGCCGGATACGCTCGTACACCGACCGCTCGTCCTTTTGGGCTCTGCCGAGCCCCCGCAACCGTTCTCCCCCGGGGATGACCTCCTCGGCCAGGATCCCGAAGCCGTATTTGACCAGCACATCGGCGATCTGCCGGTAGCGCTGGAACCGGGTGACCATCGGGGATGAATCGGCACTCCCGGTACTTAATGGGTTGGTGAGACCGGTTCATCCGCGGGCAAGGGACTTCCAGGGGTAGGGGACGGCGAGGAAGAGCGGGACGGCAAGGGCGATCGCGATCGGGATCGTCAGGAGGCCGGCCGAGAGCGTGGTCATATCGGCGATCCACCCGGTCGCCGCGACCCCCATCCCGCCCACGCCGACCGCAAGGCCGAGCATCAGGCCGGAGACGAGCCCGACGTTGCCGGGGGCTATCTCGTGAGCCATCGCGACGGTGACGGCAAAGGTCGACCAGAGGATGAACCCGAAGATCATCAGCGCGACGAGGGAGACAACGCCGCCGGCGGTGAGGAAGACGACGAACGGCGGGACGGCGGCGACCAGTCCGACGATCGTGTACTCCTTGCGGCCGTAGCGGTCGGAGAGTATCCCGCCGACCACCTGCCCCACGACCCCGAAGACGAGCATGGCCGAGACGAGCAGGTTCGCGGTGACGAGGTCGACCCCCCGCAGGGTGAGGATGGTCGGCAGGTAGGCGACAGAGCCGAAGATCGCCCACGCCCGGAGGCCCGAGGCCGCGACCAGGAGGGCGATCGCCCGGTAGGCGGGCCGTTCCGTCCGGGCGGCGGCCACCGGGGCCTTGAAGTGCTCGGGAGGCGGGAGGACCCGCCGGAGCACCACGGCCATCACGATGCCGGGGATGACCAGGACGACGAGGCCCGGAAGACCCATGAGCCCGACCGCGACCCCGGCGCAGATGGGACCGATCGCGTAGCCCATGTTGCCCCCGATGACGAAGTAGGAGGTGAGCCGGCCACGGTTCGCGTCTTTGACCAGGCGGCTGACGGTGCCGAGCGCGCTCGGGTGGAAGAAGGCGTGGCCGAGCGCTGCGATCGCGACGGATACGAGGACGAGCGCGTAACTGTCGAGGAGGCCGACGATGGAGATGAAGATCGCGCTCAGGAGCACGCTCGTGCTGATGTGGAAGGCGAACCCCCGGGTGTCGAAGAGCCAGCCGACGAGGGGCTGCGTCATCGATGAGGTGAGGTTGTAGACCGTGACGATCAGCCCTGCAAGGAAGAACGAGTAGCCCTGGTCGGCGATGAGGAGCGGGAGGATTGCAGGAAGGACCGGCGAGTAGAGGTCGGTCACCAGGTGGGCCGCGGAGAGCCCCCAGACCGGTTTTGTATTATCAGTCACGAATGTCAGATCCGCCGTAGATGTATGACCTCAACCGTGATATCTACTCGCTCCTTGCGGTGATGGGCAAACGTCCGCTTCATCGGGAACGCGCACCGGATCACCTCCTCGATCGCCGCCCGGCCTTCCGTGTAGGCGGCGACGAACGGGGTCGAGCCCTCGTTGAAGATACCGTAGACCTCGCCCGCGATCTCGAGCGCGAGGTCGATGAACGGCCGGTCGGCATGAGCCTTCTGCGCCCCGAACGGCGGGTTCATCACGACGGTGTCGCAGGAGAGGGGGGGCCGGTCGAGGTTCGGGCTCCGGATGTCGGCGACGAGGAACTCGATCTCGACGCCGAGCGATCCGGCGTTCCGCCGGGCGACGGCTATCGCGGCCGGGTCGATGTCCACCCCCGTCACCGCGGAGGCGCCGAGAAGAGCGGCGCCGCAGGCGAGGATCCCCGTCCCGCAGCCGAGGTCGCAGACCCGGCAGTCCTCGATCGCCCCCTGCATGGCGGCGTGGTGGAGGAGGCGGGCCGCCACCGGCGCCGGGGTCTGGTACTGCTCGAGCCGGGCCGTCGGCCGCTCGAACCCCTCGAGGCGTTCGAGCTGCATCTCGAGTTGCCGGAGGTTCATGGTGCGAGGTACTCGTCGATGGTATAGTCGTCCCAGGCCCGGACCCCGCAGAGGATCTCGAACTCCGGCGGCGTCAGCACCGGGACCGGGAACCGGATCTGGTCGTCGTAGGCGAGCCGGGGACAGGCGGTGTTCACGTAGGCCGCAAAACCGAGGTCGAGCATCTCGGCGGGGGAGACCTCCCGCATCGCGACCAGGACCGCCTTATCG encodes:
- a CDS encoding ABC1 kinase family protein, which encodes MVTRFQRYRQIADVLVKYGFGILAEEVIPGGERLRGLGRAQKDERSVYERIRLAIEELGPTYVKFGQIMSTRRELLPPEMIEELQRLQDRVAPVPYAEIRPVIARHCRNLEECFDIIEAEPVAAASLSQLHRAVTRDGRVLALKVQRPGIVDLIETDLEILRSLAMRADTLFPDLRVYNLQGMVDEFATQIRRELDFTQDGMNAERLKRNLAEMPCVRIPRIHWNLSGPSMLAMDYVEGVRIDDVEAIRALGLFPEDVAAAGFEAYVKQIFVDGFFHGDPHPGNLLVTRQGEIVFLDYGIIGVLRPERRRVFVDLLLAMSQTDVAGVIAALKKLDVRIDPAVLDAVKDDLYVVLLDYRETKIEQVNFGVAIRGLTDTLRRYRIRVPPTLMIMMKVIVMVMDIGIRLDPAFNFDQRIRPYLLDIATAQRLSADNVTGAVQSIIGAAEGLLAIPGNVNETLKTLSEGTVTIELEERDLTEIVNVIDRTSDKIIVAVVVGAIVVGSSLILRIAELPIPEYISLLAVLGYVFAVIVGFYAVYSALRHGRSFKR
- the folP gene encoding dihydropteroate synthase, which translates into the protein MQRYCTVNRLRIGGGAPARLMGVINCSPESFYRGSYTPAGGVHDRAVAMLEAGADLIDLGARSTAPGSPPLTVAEEAARVDAALAELDGTGITLSVDTRYPEVLEVCLRHDVHAANDISGLSDERYAMLVADAGLPVFAMASCREPGDPVGLAATMEALGTVVERCARSGIDEYVLDPAVGRWTPSRTSEDDWELCRNFSSFLAFGRPVLAAVSRKTFLGDLLCRGPDERLAGTLALTTMLLDAGAAVVRSHDVAETKDLLRVYEKMRRV
- the cofE gene encoding coenzyme F420-0:L-glutamate ligase, translating into MTPPSFSVYGLATPLIHAGDDVAAHLFEAAGRSECRGLRDGDIVVVAESPVATAEGRAVRLAGIEPSAEALRLAEEYRMDPRVAEVVLRESDRVVGGIPGFLLCMKGGTLLPNAGIDASNTPEGFVLPLPADPDASAARIRAALRERSGADVGVIVIDSRTHAMRLGCSGVAIGCSGIPSVVDERGKRDLFGRELEVTKRAVADCIASAAELVMGEAGECVPAALVRGVGLPIGDDYAGVATIDASECLFMGVALHTDPALLVDEERDSQAL
- the purC gene encoding phosphoribosylaminoimidazolesuccinocarboxamide synthase, which encodes MKQVDLLYTGKAKSVYRTDDPEVYIMKFRDDITAFDGEKKDTLGGKGSYNAEVSSFFFRYLEENGIETHYLGSIEPATFAVRNLEMIPLEVIVRNVAAGSIVRKYPFKEGDRLDPPVIVIDYKSDAHHDPMLNDDLIYALDLVTPEELDQIKAMALTVNDVLSEYLDARGIILVDFKLEFGKYNGKIVVGDEISMDSMRLWDKETRASLDKDVYRFNKGDVMETYAGVAKRILSPPREESA
- the purQ gene encoding phosphoribosylformylglycinamidine synthase I; the protein is MRFAVVQFGGSNCDRDTRHVLSDVCGVDTDLVWYKNGLSRSYDAVVLPGGFSYGDYLRAGAIAARTQVMKEILRHAKSGGLVLGICNGAQIGSEAGLVDGTFTLNAYPKFISRHVHLRVENADSPFTALYREGEVIRVPIAHKEGRYVAPEETLGRLNREGRVAFRFCDEYGNTTPESNPNGSAENIAGILSERGNVLAMMPHPERASEPVLGSADGIKIFKSMITYIEEHGHRRMTHQEFLP
- a CDS encoding MFS transporter, yielding MTDNTKPVWGLSAAHLVTDLYSPVLPAILPLLIADQGYSFFLAGLIVTVYNLTSSMTQPLVGWLFDTRGFAFHISTSVLLSAIFISIVGLLDSYALVLVSVAIAALGHAFFHPSALGTVSRLVKDANRGRLTSYFVIGGNMGYAIGPICAGVAVGLMGLPGLVVLVIPGIVMAVVLRRVLPPPEHFKAPVAAARTERPAYRAIALLVAASGLRAWAIFGSVAYLPTILTLRGVDLVTANLLVSAMLVFGVVGQVVGGILSDRYGRKEYTIVGLVAAVPPFVVFLTAGGVVSLVALMIFGFILWSTFAVTVAMAHEIAPGNVGLVSGLMLGLAVGVGGMGVAATGWIADMTTLSAGLLTIPIAIALAVPLFLAVPYPWKSLARG
- the folD gene encoding bifunctional methylenetetrahydrofolate dehydrogenase/methenyltetrahydrofolate cyclohydrolase FolD, producing MILDGKAVSEKRLEILKERIEESGLYPRLATVIVGADPASQMYVRMKHRACERVGIGSIGIELPEDASTERVLEAVNRLNNDPDINGILIQLPLPPQVDTTRVIEAVAPDKDVDGFHPCSLGRLLAGNPVFAPCTPQGIMTILEEYKIPIRGKRAVVVGRSIDVGRPMAALLLNADATVTICHSKTENLAEEMRRADILVSAVGKARFVGPEMVKEGATVIDVGINYDEQGKLCGDVDFDAVKDRAGAITPVPGGVGPMTIATLMENTFRAAKLRTCNGTAR
- the cofC gene encoding 2-phospho-L-lactate guanylyltransferase produces the protein MYFHALIPFKPVNPKTRLSCILNQEEREAFARAMLEDVIASVLKSGCSATLLCTHPFKHDDALIAVRKESLNEAINWALAQFHCPALIIMADLALVTAGDIQRLIRTEKDMAIVPGRGGGTNAIFLKKPKCFHADFYGASFLDHLRIAAECNFSVDVIDSFRMSTDIDEKEDLVEILIHGKGRKSREFLESLGISLLIDEKGRVRVERDAHKETL
- a CDS encoding ferredoxin-thioredoxin reductase catalytic domain-containing protein; the protein is MTEEGIEEARSRAKQLAKEKGYILNVDDRQLEAVLRGLARNQERFGAAYCPCRLRSGDPEKDRVIVCPCIYHEKEIEENGSCHCRLFFKKKSE
- the cofG gene encoding 7,8-didemethyl-8-hydroxy-5-deazariboflavin synthase CofG, whose product is MHRRVITFSRNVFLPLTTVCINRCGYCCFCTPVGEGCIVPPAEVLRTLEAGTALGCTEALFTFGERPGAVPGFDAELAKIGYADILDYVYDLSLAAIERGLLPHTNAGILTYAELDRLREVNASMGLMLETTADVPAHRNSPGKDPAVRIEMIENAGRLSIPFTTGLLLGIGETMEDREESLRVIRDLHRRFGHIQEVIVQNFCPKPGTAMEGAPVPGTGEICATITLAREILPPDVAVQIPPNLIDASRLVSCGVNDLGGVSPLTIDYVNPEHPWPQIEELRRVAGDAELRERLCIYPQYIEKEWYSPRLAPLIRRLAGRLAASGGARGA
- the purS gene encoding phosphoribosylformylglycinamidine synthase subunit PurS, whose product is MKYTVAITIALKKGMLDPEARAIRHALQNLGFPTEDLSTARLFKIALDAADADAAREVAGQICERLLANPVIHRYTIEVE
- a CDS encoding METTL5 family protein, whose amino-acid sequence is MNLRQLEMQLERLEGFERPTARLEQYQTPAPVAARLLHHAAMQGAIEDCRVCDLGCGTGILACGAALLGASAVTGVDIDPAAIAVARRNAGSLGVEIEFLVADIRSPNLDRPPLSCDTVVMNPPFGAQKAHADRPFIDLALEIAGEVYGIFNEGSTPFVAAYTEGRAAIEEVIRCAFPMKRTFAHHRKERVDITVEVIHLRRI